The following DNA comes from Thermococcus piezophilus.
AGTTTAAGAGCTCACACTCGCTCTTCGTGTGTTCCAGGAATATTGCCCTGCCGCCGGGCTTTAAGACTCGGTAAATCTCTTTCATAGCCTTCTCTGGATTCGGCACAGTACAGAAGACAAAGGATGAAATCACGGTATCGAAACTTTCACTTGGAAACTCCAGTTTTTCAGCGTCCATAATATAAAATCGGGCGTTCAGACCGAGTTCTCTGGCCTTCTTCTCTGCTATCTTGACCATCTCAGGCACAGCATCGACTGCATGGAGCTTGACGTTGGGATTGTAATAGGGAAGGGTCTTGCCAACACCGACGCCTATCTCAAGAGTTCTTCCCTTAACAAAGCTTATAGCCTTCTGTCTCAGCGGGCAGAAGAATCTGTCCAGTGGTTTTTCTAGGATGTTGTAGCGCTCCCCAAGCCTCGCGTACTTCTCCCGGAAGCCCATGATCTCGAATTTTAATCAGTGGTTAAAACTCTTGCTGGATAGAAACGGGGAGTCGGCAGACTTTTAAGGCCGGACCCTAAAGCTCCTCCGGTGATGCTCATGCCGTACCTGATAATCGAGCACCTGGAGGAGCTGAGGGAGTGGGTTCTCCTCGAGTACCGGCACGCGAGCGAGTGGTGGGGGGAGAGACTGATATTCACCAACGTGGAGCCGCACGAAAGGGAAGAGCTGGCGAAGCTCGGCGGGGTTATACCGCAGAGTGTCACAGAGTTTCCCTTCGACAGGTCGAAGCTCATAATCCTAGACCCCTTCGCAGAGGAGGAGCTTAGGCCCGAAGATATAAGTGAGGACAGCATAATAGTCGTCGGCGGAATCCTCGGCGACTTCGAGTTCACCGGGAAGACCAAGAAGTTCATAACCGAGAAGATCGAGGGGGCAAGGGCCAGGCACATCGGGAGCGTTCAGTTCTCCATAGACGGCTCGGCTATCGTTGCGAAGCTGATTGCAGAGGGTAAACGCTTGGAGGGGATAGAACACGAGGAGAACCCAACGATAAAGCTCGACGAATTCAGCGAGATAACTCTCCACTACGCGGTTCCGAAGCTGGACGGAAAGCTCCTCCTAACGCCCGGGCTGATAGAACTCCAGAAGATGGAGCTGGGCTACACTGAAGACGAGATAATCGACGAGGAGCTTGAGGCGTTCGTTGAGGGGAAGGGAGAGCTCTAAACCGGATCCCTCCCCAACCCATTTCTGCGTTGCAGAATCTCTTGATGGATTCCGGGAACAGGTACTGTATTACACTTCTGACCATTAGCCACCATACGACATACATTGGCTGTTTTAATCCTATAAACTCTAGTGTACTAAACAAAATCCCAAAACGTAAAACTTATAAGGCTCGGTACGTTGTTACTAATGCCCTCTATGGGGGTGTTAATATGAAACGTGGGATATTACTCGGAGTTCTCCTGGTTGGAGGACTGCTTGTAAGCCTCGTTCAACCCAAAGCTGCTGGACCCCCTGGGACCACAACAGCGATGTCAGGCAATGGAGTCAAGATGAGTGGGTCTGGGCCGGAATTCATGGGCAAGTTCTCGTGTGCGATGGAAAGTTCCAGAGAATCCTCACAGACACAGTCTACGGAACAGCTACAGCAAAAGGAATGAAAGAGTGGTATGGGGGAATTGTAAGAAGACCAGATATCTCGTATGCATACGTTAGGTACGTGAGATACAATGGAGACAGTGGTACAGCATTTGCAGATATACCCAACTACTTTGGATGAATAATTAATCATGTAATAACAGGAGGCAAGAATATGAAAAAATCCCTTGCGTTTTTTATTGTTTTTCTTATAGCCTCAACGGCATTTCTCCTACCGTTACAGGCATCGACTGTCCCATACTGGTTCAAAGAAGGAACCTACATTAAATACGCAATGAAAATGCCCTACAATCCCGAGAAAAACGAGGTAAACATCTTCATGATCTGGCCAAGACTCCTTCCGAAGGACGCTTACAACAGGATTAAAGAGGTCTATGAAGGGGATGCTGGCCTCTTCAAAATTGACAACCGTAGCATAATATCGCTCTTCGTTACAGGAGATTCGCACTTGACTTTTGAGATTTTTAATGTCACTAATGAGACCGCTCTCGTGAGGGTTACTCTGGAAATGAACAACGTGAGCGTGAGACCGGGAGTAACCCTTCCCCGCTTGGTCTTATCAAAAGTTCTCCACCTAAACCTGAGCAACATGATGTACTACGAAGAAGACGGCACTCCAATCGGACCACCCATGTTCTTCATAAACCCCACCCACCCGCCGAAAAAGGGGGATTATCTTCTCACTCCAGCTTTTCTGAAGAAATACGGCCTTAGGGGGAATGATATTGTCGTAACGAACGTCTCCTTCACTTGGATGGAAGACAAAATCCTCCACACACATTACAGGGACTTTATTCCACCCTATCTGTTTGTTGAGAGCAAGGGTGCATATATTATTGATGACCTAACAACGGGTGAGAGCCATAGTGTTTTAATTGAGCTGATTTACGAACCGGACACGGGTATTCTTATAACAACAATTTTCGCAGATATGACGTCAGAACTGACAAGTTTGGGGGTTATAGGAGCGATTGCTCTTGACAGGGTAAACTCCCGGAAGCTTAAGAAGATCATCGACGAAGGAAAGGACGATAGGGAGTGGTGGGCTCAGGGATTCAACCTCTACGACACCAACATCAAGCTCCCTGACTACGGGAGCGGGCGTTCACCTTCGACGCCGGCTAAGTACTTCTTCGCCCTCTCGCTCGTCATTCTCGCTGTGATCTTCCTGTGGACGGAAAGGAGGCGGAAGAGGTGACGTGGAAAGCGCTTTTCCTGGTATTTTTGATGGCCGGTTTGCTCATCCCTCCTGTGTATTCAGCTGTAGAAGCTATGGAGAAGCCCGGCTACCTGTTCGTTGAGGCACCCAGTGGCCTGGTGGCTGAGATAGTAGGGGTAGCTCTTACGCTACTCCCGTAGGTCTGGTGCTCCCTCCTGGAAACTACACCGTCAGGATAACCGGAAACGTCACGGTGGTTGCCCAGGTTTCAGTGGTGGCCGAAACCGCCACCATCGTTCGCGTGAATCCCAGTGAGATTGCAGAGGCGGTTTCAGGGGAGGGAATCGTGTCGATAAGGGCAATCTTCAACGAGAGTGCCAACTACAGCCGGGAGAAGCTCAACCCACCATTCAATCCGTTTGCGTTCCCTGGGGGGTGTGGAAGTAACTCCGGGTATCTCAACATATCAAACCCTTACCCAATGGGTCTCGCAGTGCGGGGAAGGGACGAGGTGTACATAACCCTCAATGGAACCTTTATGCATATTGGAGACGATGACGGGAAACCCTGTATTTTCTATGTTGAAGTGTATCCCGGGGGAAGCGAAAGACAAGAAAGTGTCAGGAACGCCACCTACCTCGTCCCGTGGGCGCGGCTGGAGATAACCTCTGTTCCCGAGGATCTAACGTTTTACATCAACGGGGGCCACAATAGGTACATCTTCTATACCCCCATGGGCCTCTACGTTCCCGCAATCCCCCATGACGTCTACAACGCCACCGCCATCGGTTACTACGGAACGATACGGATTCCGATAATTCACAGGCTCGACACCCACGTCGTTGGGATAGCGGAGAACCACTACCTCATCGAAAGCGTCGTCAGGGTTGTTCCCAATGAGACTCACCACATTAATGTGGACATGAAAAAGGTGAAGTCTGCCCTGACGGTGGAGGAGAAGACGGTGAAAGCGGTTGCCCTTGAGATCGATTCGGAGCCCGGGAATGCCTCGCTCGTCGTCACCGATGGGGTCCTGAGGGCCTTCGCCACCACGCCCGCCACGCTGTTCCTCCCTCCCGGGAACTACACGGTCATAGCCTCCAGGGGCAACCTCTCCGCCCGGGAATCGGTGGTTCTGGTCGAGAGCTCAAGCGTCTTCCTGAAGCTCTCCCCGGCCAGCGCAACCCTCACGGTCGTGACCTATCCAGGCAACGCGACGGTGCTCTTGAACGGCAAGGAGGTCGTGGCAAGAAACCTCACCCTCAGCCCCGGACGCTACAACCTCACCGTGAAGGCCCCGGGCTACCTCATGAAGAGCGTGGAGGTAATCCTCGCGCCCAACGAATCGAAGAGGATTGAAGTGAACCTAGAGAAGAAGCCCGCGATGGAAAGCCCGGAAATCGTTGTTCCAAAGCCTTCAAGAGGATTGGACGAAACCAACTCGGAGAAGAAGACCCCGACCAAGGAAAACGACACCCCCGGAGACACCCAAACCCTCCCGGCACCTCCCTCTGGCCCGCCGGGAAGGCACTACTACTTCCTGTGGGTCAAGGTAGTTATCCTTACAGGGGTCGTGGGTGCAGTCTACCTGGTGCTGAGACTGAGGAGGTGAGGCAATGAGGGCCCAGATAAGGTGGGAACTTGAGGATCCCTACAACCTCATCGTCTTCATGTTCGGCTTTATCATGCTCGGCATCACCTTCTTTTCCGGCCTCACGAGCAACGATACCGTGTTCATGATAGCCGGACCGGACAGCGTAATAGTTTCCGAATCTGCCAAGAACATTGGCCTCACCCTTCCGAGACTGGGAGTTGAGGAGTACACGATATTTGCCCTCACTGGAGCGTTGCTGGTTTCGCTGATGCTCAGGTACGACAGAGATACCAGGGTTGCCAAAAGCGTCTACAGCCTGCCCGTCAGGAACCACTCCGTGGTCCTTTCGAAGGCACTCTCCGCCATGGTGCTGCTCTTCCTCGCCTCAATCCTGCCGGCCTTTCTGGCGTTCTTCTACATTTACGGAGATATCCCGAACCTCGTGAAGAAAGCTCTCCTCGATGAGGGTTTTTTGGCAGGCTACATCCTCTACTGGGTGATGATGGTGCTTTATGGGGTGTCCCTGTCTGCCCTGGTTGCGATGCTCTCCCCGAACACCTTCGCCTCCCTCTTGGGAAGTATCACGCTCCTTTACGTCCCCCTCGTGCTCAAACTGAGGAACCTTCCCCCCGCGATAATTGATGATGCGTTCTTCAAGGCCTACACGACTCAGTTTTACCCCGCCGACAGGATAGTGGCGTTCCTTGACGGTTCCTTCTACGTGGGGCTTCTCCTTCCGGCGGTGATGCTGGGGATAGCTCTTATACTCAGCGAGTGGAGGGACGTCTCATGAGGCTCCTGAAGGCGGTACTGCTGTCGGTGGTCATCATGACCCTCCTCGTGTTCCCGATAGAGAAGAACATGCTAATCCAGCCAATTTCTGAGGTCATCCTCATGGAGCAGGGGATCATCGTGCCCTCTTCGGGAATGGCCATACTGAGCTCCAGCGCGGACGATGGAACGGGCTACACCGTCAGGGTCTTCGACCCCGAAAGCGGAAGGACAATCCTTGAGAGGAACGTGACTGGCAGCTTCAGGGGCAGGATCGTGCTGGAGCATTCTGGCCCCTACTACTTCTCGATCCGGACCATGACGCCCGTGACGATAGCGGTGAGGGTCATCAACAGGTACCCCTCGGTAGCGGTGCTCAACATAAGATACGGTCTGGGGACAATGAGTGCCTTCCTACTGGCGGTTATCCTGCTGAGGGAGGGGCGAAGGAAATGATAACCGCGAGGAACCTCACCAAGCGGTTCGGGAGGCTGGTTGCCCTGAATTCGATAAACCTTGAAATCGATGAGGGATTTACGCTCATCCTCGGTCCCAACGGCGGTGGAAAATCAACGTTCCTCAATCTCTGTGCCGGCCTGTACAGGCCGAGCAGGGGAGAAATCAAAGTGTTGGGAGAAAATCCGTGGAGCAACGATGGACTGAGGAGAAGAATAGGGGTCTCCTTCGACCCCCCTGCGCTCCCAAAACACAGAACAGCCAGGGAATGGCTCGGCTACCTGGCGGAGGTCAAGAGATTGGATGAAGACGAAGTCCTCAAGGCGGCGGAGCTGTTCTCCGCGGTGAAATACCTCGACAGGAAGATGGGGGAGTACTCCGCCGGCATGCTCAAAAGAATCAGCCTCACCCAGGCGTTCCTCGGAAAACCGGAACTGGTGCTCCTGGACGAGCCACTGGCGAATCTCGACCTGGAGGGAATCAGAGAAGTAACGGAAGTCATAGGCGAGCAGGCGGAAAAGGGGGCCAACATGGTCGTGGTCTCCCACATCTGGCGCCCGCTGGTTGAGTTCGCGGACAGAATCTTTGTGATAGCCGCGGGGAGGGTGGTGCTGGCAGGAACTCCTGAGGAGGTAATCCCCCAAATTGAGGAGATTTAACCGCACCATTCACCCACCGTCCTCTCAATCTCCCTCCAAACCCTCTCCCTGTCTTCCTTATCAACAACCAGGAAGATTTCCTGAACACTGCCATCACTCTTCGCTATCAGCTTCAACCCGGTGATCGTTTCCCGCGAGACCTTTATCTCGAAGCCCCTTGAGTCGCTCGCATATATCCTGCCTGGGATCACTTTCTTAACTCCGGAAATCTGAGCTATCTCTTCGAGGGGCTTTTCAAGGCCTTTGAGAAAGTGGTGCTCTCTCTTGACGCCCTTCTTGAAGTGCTTGGGCATGTTTGAGAATATTAGGTGGGCTTTTTAGCGTTTTCTCTCATTTCTTCACCCCGAAGAACCCCCATGAACTCTATGACGGCCAGGAGAATGACGGCAGTCCAGAAGGCGACTTCATGCGTCTCCGTGGGATTACAGTCTCTGAACGACACGTTCCCGGCATTCACAATAAACCCACTGCCCGCGGGCTCTCCAAGCTTGAACGCCTTCAAAGTCCCGTTGTAGTGGATGACGTAAACCGCTGAAATCGAACGCACAGGAATTTCCTCGTTCCCAAAGATGAGGAGCTCGCCGGTGGAGTTCGCATCGGGCGCGAAATAGTGCATTACATCGGGGGATCATCAAAATGCCGCTTTCCAACGGGTAAACGCTGATATGTTCCGCCTCCTCCTCGCTCCAGAGGTAGGGCCTGAGCCTTTCTACGGGTATGGAAACCTTCCCCTGCCCAGGGCTACGATAAGGTTTCCGTCCCGCAGGTCCGGCTTGAGGGAGATGGTGGACTTTCCGGGTTATCCCCGACGAGGCTGGTTCTGCTCCCCTCTTTAACGACGGTCACGCCCTTGAAGTAGGCTCCGTTCTCCTCTCTGGTCAAATCCAGCGTATCGACCGTCACGTTCTTGGTGATGTTTATCGCCACGAGCTTCCACGGCGCAACCCTGACCACGAGGTAGGGCATCGCGACGGCGAAGTCCATCTGATAGTCCTCAATCTCCGGCCTTATCGTGGTGATCCTCTCAAAGCAGCCCTCCCCCGGACGGAAGACTTCAAGTGAGTTGTTTCCGATTGTTGGGGTGATGAAGACGTAGTATAAACCCCTGTACCAGTAAACCACTGGCTTCTCCCACGATTCGTCTATTAAGTATGCCCCGCTGGAGTTGGCGTAGAAGTTGAAGCTCAGACAGCAGACTGTGAGGACGAGCGAACCGCTCATGGAGGGGGAGTACGTTGTGTAAGTCACCGAAAGGATAGCTGAATCGCCTGAGATGATGACCACATCAAACTCCATTCTTTCGGCCCCGTTGTACCCTGCAGAAGCATGAGGAAGAGGTGCGAGAACTGCCAGGGCTAAAAAAGAAGTCCAATGGCCCTCCTCATAGCTATGCCCTTTTCCTGACCTTCACGGCAACGCCCTTCTTAGCCCTCACCATCTCCTCGCCGCTGAGGACGGCCTTCCCGACGCCAATAATCCTCTCGTCCCTAACAACGCCAACGATGTCGTCCGGACGAATTCTCTCATCGGCCTCGCCAACGCCCACTGCGAAGACATCACCGCGGAGCTCGAAGTCCACCTTCACCCAGTATGACTTTATGGCATCGTATATCCTCTGCATTCCGTAGGGCGTTACGCTTATCACGCCGTCCCTGTAGGTACCCGTCTGCTGGTTGTCCACGAAGAGCCTCAGCATCTTCGAGCCCTTGACCTGGCAGTTCTCTGGGAGAACGGCCTCTCCAGCGCCAACGCCGAAGTAGAAGTCGAAGACCTTCCTTATGCCCTCAAAGTAGCGGTAGGTCCTGTCCTCCTTGGTTCCCTCAAGGTCGAACTGGCTCAGCGTTTCTCTCAGCGAGTTCAGGCTCTCCCTGCTCGTGGTCCCGTTCTCCACGCGGGTGAAGATTATCTCCCTGCCGCTTATCTCCGAGGCTAGCTTGGCTATCTCCACGTAGGCCTCGTCGAGGTGGGCTATTATCGGGACGTCCTTCGGGTACTTCTCCAGGGTCTTCGCGAGCAGCTTTGCCGCTGGCTTGATCTCCTCCTCACTCCAGTGACCGGTGACGACTATGTCGTACTTTGCTAACCACTCCCACTCCCTTGGGACGACTCCGAAGGGGGAGGTTAAAATCAGCTCGTGGACCTTTGCTATGCCAGAGCCTAGGGCTTCTTTCATTGCCTTGCGGTAGAGCGTGTGGGAGCGCGAGTGGGAGTAGGGCTTTTTAGCTGAGCAGGGGAAGAGGAGGAGCAACTCGGTGTTCTTGGGCGGAACGAACCTCTCCACAACGCGAGCATGCCAGCGCTTAACCTCTGGCCGCCTGATAGAGGCGTCGCTTATGAAGTAGACCGTCTCCTTCTGGATCGGCGTGTATTTTTCGAGGTAATCGCCGTGTTCTAGGTCGGCTATTCTGAGTATGCCCGCGTGATACTGGGTGTGGAAGAGGTTCTCAACCAGATAGCGAAGCTTGCCTTCTTCTAGGGCCTTTCTGACGAGAAGTATTGTCTCACGGGCGAAGTCAAGGGAGTTCTCGCCTTCTCTCCAAATGAAGGGGCTGTACTGCGTGAATCCCTTACCGTGGAAGTCGTAGAGCTTCAGCGAGCGGGTGTCGAACGCATCAACGCCGAGGTAAACTGCCAATGGGTAGAAGAAGGGCTCCAAATCGGCGATTATCATGATGTTCGGAAACCTCTCGCGGAGCTCCCTCATGATTCTCACGAAGTAGCGGTACTCCTTGACGAGAATCTTAGAGTTGCCCAGATAAACGGCCTCGAAGTTGTACCGCTCGATTATCTTGAAGAACTCAGGAAGATACTCGGTTCTCCTTAATGCCGGGAGATAGAAGGCGTTGAAGCCTTCGTAGTTCACGCTCCAGAGCCTTCCGATGGCCTTCTCTATGACCTCGGAAGGGGTGTAAAAGCCGAGTGGTATCGCTGGGGCGAGGTTGAAGTCGTACTCCCTAGGCTCGCTTGGATGGAAGAAGGAGTTGAAGGGGGAGATGGTAAAATCTACCCCAGCCAAAGCGGGGGTTCTAAAGGAGTAATCTCCCAATCTAACGAGGCCCAGTCTTCCAGGACCTTCGTGTCTGAGTGCCTCCATGGTCAGGCCTCAGACAAGATTGTACCTCTGGAGGAGCAGCAGCTCGTCCAGCGTTAGCTTCTCGCCACGCTTGAACTTCTCGAGGGCCTCCACTGCCTTCTCAAAGCTGGCGTCTTTCTTGGAGCGCATCCTTGCCACGAGCCTGTAGGCGATCAGCTCCTTGTGCTTCTCATCGTACTCCCTTATCTTCCTCTCGATCTCACGGAGCTGCTTCCTGACCTCGCGGATCTTCTCGCGGAGCTCGACGACCTTCTGGTGGTACTCGTCGGCCTCCTTCTTGACCTCGTCGGCCTGGTTGAAGGACTTTATCATCTGCTCGTGGAACTGCTGGCTCTGGTTGGCGAGCTTCTGTATCTCCATGCTGATGGCCCTCCTGGCCTTCTTGAGCTGGTCGACCTTCTTCCTGGTCTCGACGAGCTTGTTGTGGAACCTCTCGGCCTGCTGGATTATCTCGAGCTCGGTTGCGAGAACCTGAATCTGGTCGACTATCTGTTTCTCGCGCTCGGGCGTTATGTTTGGGTTGGTCTGGAGCTCCCACTCGAGCTTCTCTATGCGCTCCTGTATCTTCTCGGGCGGCATCTTGAGCCTTCTGAGCTGGTTGTACTCGTCCCTCTTCGTCCTGTACTCAAGTATCTCCTGGTAGAGCAGGTCGAGCTTGGCGTTGATCTCTTCGCGGTTCTTCTTTAGCTCCTGAATCTGCTGGTTGATTTCATCCCTCTTGGCTTTATACTCCCTGCCTTTCTGGCGGAGCTGTTTTACCTCATTGTTCTTTTCGTCCCTCTTTGTTATCCAGATTTGAAGCTCCTTTTCGAGCTCATCAAGTTTGGCGCGAATCTCATTTCTCTCCTTCTCGAGCGCCTCAATCTCCCTCTTGATCCTCTTAATTTCTTCTGGGTCTACTTTCATTTGCATCTCTCTTCCCCTTCCCTATTTTTAGAATAGCCCGTGAGCTTCCTCCAAACATCTGGTAGGTGAACGGCGAGAGTAATTAAAAACTTTTTGGCTGAAAATTTTGAGCTGGTTTAGAAATAAATGAAAGTAAACGAAAATTAGGCCTTCAAGGGTTTTCTCCCTTTGAGGTGTATGGCATGAACTCAACCGTGCCTCTCTGTTTCATTGGCTGCTTGTAGAGCTCCATAAGAGCATAGACTTCCTCAGGAACGTTAGTCTCGACGTGGAGGCCCAGCTCCTTGGCGGTTTCGTAGGTTATCGGATAGTCGTGCGTCCAGCGTCCCTCCGTAAGTATCTGCGCCAGCTCCCTGGCCTTCTCTTCTCCATACCTGTCCTTCAGAAGATCGTAAACGAGGTCTCGTACCTGTTTTATGGCCTTCTCGGCGACGTCCGCCAGGATTAATGTCTGGTCGTCGACCTTGTCGACGCCCTTCTTCTCGACGGCCCTCACTATGCTCGGTCCTGGGTATTGGCCAAGCTGCGGGTCAACCGGTCCAAGAACCGCGTGCGGATCCATTATTATCTTGTCAGCTGCTAGCGCTATCAGTGTTCCGCCGCTCATCGCGTAGTGGGGCACTATAACCCTCGTCTCGGCAGGGTGGTCCTTAAGCGCTCTTGCTATCTGGGTTGCCGCCAGCACTAGGCCGCCGGGCGTGTGGATTATTAGATCTATAGGCTTGTCCTTAGGGGCCATCCTTATGGCTCTGAGTATTTCCTCGCTGTCCTCGATGCTGATGAACTTGTAGAATGGTATGCCGAAGAGGCCGACGCTTTCCTGGCGGTGTATCAGCGTTATAACCGTTGAACCTCTCTTCTTTGAGAGTCTCTGCAGTATCCTCGCCCGTGCCATCTGTAAGCCTCTGTATTGCATCTGGGGCCAGAGGAGCAGGTAGAGGAAGAACAGCCACCACAGGAGTGAACCGAAGAGCCCAGTAGTAGTGTCGTTCATGTTCTCACCAAATGAAGAAGGAGAATGAGGATATTTATAGGCTTTGGTTCAGCCCTTTATGACCTGAGTTCCGGTATTGCCTTCGAGCGCTTCCACAGCCTTATCCAGCGCGGCTATAATGGCCCTCTCGCCGCCCCACTCGACGAAGCGTATAGCGGCGAGAACCTTTGGCCCCATGCTGCCCTTCTTGAAGTGGCCCTCCTCATAGTAGCGCCTGAGCTCTTCGACGGTAACTTTTCCAAGCCACCTCTCGTCGGGTTTGCCGTAGTTTATAGCGGCTCCGTTCACGTCGGTTAGAATCATGAAGATGTCGGCGTTTACCTCTTCTGCGAGCTTCTCTCCGGCAAGGTCTTTGTCTATGACGGCCTCAACTCCCTTGAGAACTCCATCCTCCTCGATAACGGGAACGCCACCGCCGCCGCTGGCTATGACTATGAATCCCTTCGCCACTAGATTCTGAATCACAGGGGTCTCGACGTGACCTATTGGATCCGGACTCGGCACAACGCGCCTCCAGCCCCTGCCGGCGTCCTCAACGACCACCCAACCCTTCTCTTTGGCGAGCCTTTTCGCAGTTTCTTCATCATAAAACGGGCCAACAGGCTTGCTCGGGTTCTGGAAAGCCGGATCGTTCTTGTCAACGAGAGTCTGTGTCACTATAGTCGCGACGGGCCTCTCAACGCCCCTCCTCTTCAGCTCGTTTCTTATCGCCTGCTGGATCATGTATCCTATTTGTCCCTGGGTCATCGCTCCGGCAACGTCCATGGGCTGGGCGGGAATTCCGTGAACGCTTTGACCGGCGTCCATGTGAAGGAGGAGCGCTCCAACCTGGGGGCCGTTTCCGTGGGTGATTACAACTTCATAATCGCCATCGAGGATTATATCAACGATTTGCTTTGCGGTCTTCATGACGTTCGTCATCTGCTCCTCATAAGTACCCTTCTGGCCGCGCTGAAGGATAGCATTCCCGCCAAGGGCTATTACAACTCTCCTCATACCCTCACCTCCATTCATAACTTTGTCTCAAGGAATAAAAGCGTTCCTTAGTCTTCAGCCTTGTGCATTAGAAAAAGCTTCGGAACTTTCCAGAAAAGGTTTACAAAATGAAAGAAAGCTCACAGATACCACTCGGAGAAGCTTCCAAGGCCGAGCTTCTCAAGCGTCCTCATGACACCAAGGGCTATTCCTTCGACCTCTATTCCGCCAGAGAGCTTGTAGGCGTCGCCGACGACGTAAACATCTCTTATCGGGAAATCCTCG
Coding sequences within:
- a CDS encoding coiled-coil protein, whose protein sequence is MQMKVDPEEIKRIKREIEALEKERNEIRAKLDELEKELQIWITKRDEKNNEVKQLRQKGREYKAKRDEINQQIQELKKNREEINAKLDLLYQEILEYRTKRDEYNQLRRLKMPPEKIQERIEKLEWELQTNPNITPEREKQIVDQIQVLATELEIIQQAERFHNKLVETRKKVDQLKKARRAISMEIQKLANQSQQFHEQMIKSFNQADEVKKEADEYHQKVVELREKIREVRKQLREIERKIREYDEKHKELIAYRLVARMRSKKDASFEKAVEALEKFKRGEKLTLDELLLLQRYNLV
- a CDS encoding SDH family Clp fold serine proteinase, giving the protein MNDTTTGLFGSLLWWLFFLYLLLWPQMQYRGLQMARARILQRLSKKRGSTVITLIHRQESVGLFGIPFYKFISIEDSEEILRAIRMAPKDKPIDLIIHTPGGLVLAATQIARALKDHPAETRVIVPHYAMSGGTLIALAADKIIMDPHAVLGPVDPQLGQYPGPSIVRAVEKKGVDKVDDQTLILADVAEKAIKQVRDLVYDLLKDRYGEEKARELAQILTEGRWTHDYPITYETAKELGLHVETNVPEEVYALMELYKQPMKQRGTVEFMPYTSKGENP
- a CDS encoding class I SAM-dependent methyltransferase → MGFREKYARLGERYNILEKPLDRFFCPLRQKAISFVKGRTLEIGVGVGKTLPYYNPNVKLHAVDAVPEMVKIAEKKARELGLNARFYIMDAEKLEFPSESFDTVISSFVFCTVPNPEKAMKEIYRVLKPGGRAIFLEHTKSECELLNWLFLKPLDLVLGWLIEDNTLRETHHLVRGYFEVECEESYYKGIVRLIVARKAEG
- a CDS encoding DUF2103 domain-containing protein — translated: MPKHFKKGVKREHHFLKGLEKPLEEIAQISGVKKVIPGRIYASDSRGFEIKVSRETITGLKLIAKSDGSVQEIFLVVDKEDRERVWREIERTVGEWCG
- the arcC gene encoding carbamate kinase produces the protein MRRVVIALGGNAILQRGQKGTYEEQMTNVMKTAKQIVDIILDGDYEVVITHGNGPQVGALLLHMDAGQSVHGIPAQPMDVAGAMTQGQIGYMIQQAIRNELKRRGVERPVATIVTQTLVDKNDPAFQNPSKPVGPFYDEETAKRLAKEKGWVVVEDAGRGWRRVVPSPDPIGHVETPVIQNLVAKGFIVIASGGGGVPVIEEDGVLKGVEAVIDKDLAGEKLAEEVNADIFMILTDVNGAAINYGKPDERWLGKVTVEELRRYYEEGHFKKGSMGPKVLAAIRFVEWGGERAIIAALDKAVEALEGNTGTQVIKG
- a CDS encoding ABC transporter ATP-binding protein, which encodes MITARNLTKRFGRLVALNSINLEIDEGFTLILGPNGGGKSTFLNLCAGLYRPSRGEIKVLGENPWSNDGLRRRIGVSFDPPALPKHRTAREWLGYLAEVKRLDEDEVLKAAELFSAVKYLDRKMGEYSAGMLKRISLTQAFLGKPELVLLDEPLANLDLEGIREVTEVIGEQAEKGANMVVVSHIWRPLVEFADRIFVIAAGRVVLAGTPEEVIPQIEEI
- the arcS gene encoding archaeosine synthase subunit alpha, with translation MEALRHEGPGRLGLVRLGDYSFRTPALAGVDFTISPFNSFFHPSEPREYDFNLAPAIPLGFYTPSEVIEKAIGRLWSVNYEGFNAFYLPALRRTEYLPEFFKIIERYNFEAVYLGNSKILVKEYRYFVRIMRELRERFPNIMIIADLEPFFYPLAVYLGVDAFDTRSLKLYDFHGKGFTQYSPFIWREGENSLDFARETILLVRKALEEGKLRYLVENLFHTQYHAGILRIADLEHGDYLEKYTPIQKETVYFISDASIRRPEVKRWHARVVERFVPPKNTELLLLFPCSAKKPYSHSRSHTLYRKAMKEALGSGIAKVHELILTSPFGVVPREWEWLAKYDIVVTGHWSEEEIKPAAKLLAKTLEKYPKDVPIIAHLDEAYVEIAKLASEISGREIIFTRVENGTTSRESLNSLRETLSQFDLEGTKEDRTYRYFEGIRKVFDFYFGVGAGEAVLPENCQVKGSKMLRLFVDNQQTGTYRDGVISVTPYGMQRIYDAIKSYWVKVDFELRGDVFAVGVGEADERIRPDDIVGVVRDERIIGVGKAVLSGEEMVRAKKGVAVKVRKRA
- a CDS encoding PEGA domain-containing protein, with the translated sequence MLPPGNYTVRITGNVTVVAQVSVVAETATIVRVNPSEIAEAVSGEGIVSIRAIFNESANYSREKLNPPFNPFAFPGGCGSNSGYLNISNPYPMGLAVRGRDEVYITLNGTFMHIGDDDGKPCIFYVEVYPGGSERQESVRNATYLVPWARLEITSVPEDLTFYINGGHNRYIFYTPMGLYVPAIPHDVYNATAIGYYGTIRIPIIHRLDTHVVGIAENHYLIESVVRVVPNETHHINVDMKKVKSALTVEEKTVKAVALEIDSEPGNASLVVTDGVLRAFATTPATLFLPPGNYTVIASRGNLSARESVVLVESSSVFLKLSPASATLTVVTYPGNATVLLNGKEVVARNLTLSPGRYNLTVKAPGYLMKSVEVILAPNESKRIEVNLEKKPAMESPEIVVPKPSRGLDETNSEKKTPTKENDTPGDTQTLPAPPSGPPGRHYYFLWVKVVILTGVVGAVYLVLRLRR